In a single window of the Jaculus jaculus isolate mJacJac1 chromosome 9, mJacJac1.mat.Y.cur, whole genome shotgun sequence genome:
- the LOC101606266 gene encoding keratin-associated protein 9-1-like — protein sequence MTHSCCSPCCQPTCCRTTCCRTTCWKPTCVSSCCSPPFCQPSCGGSSCCQPSCCQTTCCRTSFQPTCVSSCCRTPCCQPCCCVSSCCQPSCCESSCCQPSCCQSSCCQPRCCESSCCQPCCRPSCSSTCCQPACSGPVYCTRTCYYPTSVCVPGCLSQGCGSSCCEPCSC from the coding sequence ATGACCCACTCCTGCTGCTCCCCTTGCTGCCAGCCCACCTGCTGCAGGACCACCTGCTGCAGGACCACCTGCTGGAAGCCCACCTGTGTGTCCAGCTGCTGCAGCCCACCTTTTTGCCAGCCCAGCTGTGGTGGgtccagctgctgccagcccaGCTGTTGTCAAACCACCTGCTGCAGGACCTCCTTCCAACCCACCTGTGTCAGCAGCTGCTGCCGCACACCCTGCTGCCAGCCCTGCTGCTGTGTgtccagctgctgccagcccaGCTGTTGTGAgtccagctgctgccagcccaGCTGTTGTCAATCCAGCTGCTGCCAGCCCCGGTGCTGTGAGTCCAGCTGCTGCCAGCCTTGCTGCCGCCCAAGCTGCAGCAGTACCTGCTGCCAGCCAGCTTGCTCCGGACCCGTGTACTGCACCAGAACCTGCTATTACCCCACGAGTGTCTGTGTGCCTGGCTGTCTGTCGCAAGGCTGTGGATCCAGCTGCTGTGAGCCCTGCAGCTGTTGA